Genomic DNA from uncultured Desulfuromusa sp.:
AATCTGCCGTCACCGGAGTTGGATATCGAGGCGTTACTGGATTTGTGTCTGCTTGCCCGTAAGGAAGGGTGTAGCTCGCGACAATTGGTCACGCGGGGTCTGGAGGAGCGGGGGCGAAGTCTGGATGATTTTTCCGGCGTGATTACTTCTGATGATCTGCGCCTGACATGTCAAACCGTCCTTTCAGGTGGTGGAATCTCTTTTATGTCAAAAAGTCTGGTTTGCGAATATCTGAAAACCGGTCAAATGGTTGAGCATTATGTCAAAGGTTTTCCACATGCCCGTTGCCGTACGGTCATTATTGAAAAGGGGCGAGAAGATGAGCCGCTCCTGCGGTCTTTCGCCCGCTGTATATTCAATGTTATGGAGGTCTCTTCGCCCATTTGAAAAAGGCAGGCTGCAGTCACCAAGCTTGATGGGGGGAACGGTTTTTTCTTCGACCTTCAGTCGCTCTCGCTATTCTCCGGTTCTTTTCAGTTGCACAACCGTCTCAATATGGGCTGTCTGCGGAAACATGTCGACCGGTTGCAGTTGCTTGATCCGGTAATTGTTTGCAGTTAACGTTTTCAAATCGCGGGAGAGGCTGTCCGGGTCACAGGAAACGTAAATCATTTGTTCCGGCTGGAGTTGGAGCAGAATTTCCAGCAGCTCAGGGGAACATCCTTTGCGTGGTGGGTTGACTGTGATCAAAGTGGGGGGCTTCTGCCCGGAACGTTTTTGTAATTCTTCAGCTGCATCTCCAGCAAAAAAATGACAGTTGCGAAGATCATTCAGATGGCTGTTTTCTGTCGCATTACGTACTGCACCGGCAAATGATTCAATCCCTTCAACTTGCCCGGCATCTTTAGCCAGGTGGAGGGCAATGCCACCAATTCCGCAATATAGGTCAATGGCCGTATCCTGTTGACCCAATTGGGCCCACTGCCGAACCAAGGCATAAATCCGCGCAGCCTGAACGGTATTAATCTGAAAAAAAGCTTCTGGGGCAATACGAAGACGGATGTCGCCGATTGTTTCAATCAAATCAGGGAGCCCTTGCAGCTTCATTGTTCGCTCTCCTAATATAACATTGCCACTTGAACTATTAATGTTCTGATGGACGCCAATGACTTCTGGAACTTTCCTCATCAACCATTTTGCCAGCTTCGGAAGTTGTTGGAGGTCTCGGAAATTGCAGACAAATGTCACCAGAGCTTTGCCACTGTAAGGGCTAACGCGGACGATCAGGTAGCGTAGCAGGCCACGTTGATGTCTGGAATTATAGACGGAGATGTTTTGCCGCTGCACTTCATCACGAACGACAGCTGCAATTTTATTAATGAGAGGGCTATGAACCGGGCATTCAGGGCAATCGATGACATCATGAGTTCCCCGTTTATATAAACCGATGAACACCTTTTCTCTATTCCGGGAGAAGGCCAGTTTGGCACTGGCTCGGTAGCCAAATGGCGGATCAGAAGGCAATACTGCCGGAACCTGGATGTTCTCCAATAGCCCCTGTTGACGCAGGGCTTCGGCAACCCGCTGTTGTTTAAACAGAAGCTGATCGCTGTACTTCATGCTTATCAGGGGACAGCCAAGACAGTCTTGCTCCAGCTTACAGGCAACATTTGTGGTACGTTGCTGTGAATTCCGTAAAATCCGGCGGAGGCGTGTAAAAATGTGGGTTCTTCCGGTATGTTCAACCTCGGCTATGACAGTTTCCCCTGGAAAGGCCCCTTGGACTACGGCAATTTTATTTTCATACGGAGCCAGACCTATGCCATCACGATCCAGCGAGTCGATGGTTAACTTCAGCGTTTCTTGCTGCTGTTTTTTGCTGATTGATTTCTTTTTCTCTGTTTTTTTCATGCCGAGGTCCATTTCAGGGATTAGCTTTAAAGGGCTGGCAGAGTACTCCTAGTTTCTAGTTGCTGTCAATTTTTGCAAAGCTTGCCTCGGGTTCGCAACTTAGATAGACTGC
This window encodes:
- the rlmD gene encoding 23S rRNA (uracil(1939)-C(5))-methyltransferase RlmD, whose protein sequence is MKKTEKKKSISKKQQQETLKLTIDSLDRDGIGLAPYENKIAVVQGAFPGETVIAEVEHTGRTHIFTRLRRILRNSQQRTTNVACKLEQDCLGCPLISMKYSDQLLFKQQRVAEALRQQGLLENIQVPAVLPSDPPFGYRASAKLAFSRNREKVFIGLYKRGTHDVIDCPECPVHSPLINKIAAVVRDEVQRQNISVYNSRHQRGLLRYLIVRVSPYSGKALVTFVCNFRDLQQLPKLAKWLMRKVPEVIGVHQNINSSSGNVILGERTMKLQGLPDLIETIGDIRLRIAPEAFFQINTVQAARIYALVRQWAQLGQQDTAIDLYCGIGGIALHLAKDAGQVEGIESFAGAVRNATENSHLNDLRNCHFFAGDAAEELQKRSGQKPPTLITVNPPRKGCSPELLEILLQLQPEQMIYVSCDPDSLSRDLKTLTANNYRIKQLQPVDMFPQTAHIETVVQLKRTGE